One genomic region from Phragmites australis chromosome 1, lpPhrAust1.1, whole genome shotgun sequence encodes:
- the LOC133926016 gene encoding uncharacterized protein At5g08430-like isoform X7 codes for MAGKRKRVAEEDITEARCFTCKDGGDDLRICDLKDCLKFYHPHCTGKGDDFLTSDEQFICEWHTCVNCKGSSDYQCLCCPLYSVCRDCLGKVEFVQVRKQSKGFCRSCLNLAILSEKNAYANPHGVIAKIDYQGSAIYENLFKDCWEVIKDRENLSFFDLQEASVLLDRSLNCKSGADSEKFPDEDHKADENSLDDNDDNEQTFPFDSKGKPNKVNASLKKSKSNKKTYVGWGSKELIEFLSCFGKDTAKPLDEFEVIGVIKEYIRQKNLFQDNKKKKFRCDDKLRPLFKRSKVNWNSIHRFLEMHFAANAVSEDESLDGSEDDSGLTMKKKPRTSLEPKIAKKVSERNKRCFASLNQNNLKLIYLRRSLVLNLLSHPDTFEQKVVGCFVRVKNKPRTHIYQILKKTYQLGLVTGIIQSSEKYKVKDTCTDILLRVTGMWDDVEISMLSEEDFEEDECNDLIPLVEKGRLKRATVAELEEKVATVHKDIVNHWIDKELLRLEKEIDRAHEKGWRVEMEELMHRKKLLSTPAGRQRLLEEVPEIVADPEDEKKEIELEIAAGNSSQENRGKKRDRASCLVDMGKNSKEATQEVADSFDVLKDEPPKGAAEHVAESFEVLKEKPPEGATKKMTDPLSLLNKESSEVASKQGYDTREVTSEAEALSSGVTRDSVPHSQMHNTLDGSRAQAIYINKDEGGHSRRDKGNKVLINLDSDEDEDLHTEQREPEREALLAPRATNGGDLHMERPGSASGVALHALGAMNGVVLHPEQHEPARAAMNGMSPLTPLWHYVDPQGVSQGPFSLMHLRQWKLGGFFSDDFRVWRTRQTVEQAILLTDAFQLNL; via the exons ATGGCCGGGAAGAGGAAGCGAGTCGCCGAGGAGGATATCACCGAGGCGCGCTGTTTCACATGCAAGGACGGTGGCGACGACCTCCGCATCTGCGACTTAAA GGACTGCCTCAAGTTTTACCATCCACACTGTACGGGAAAGGGAGATGATTTTCTTACTTCCGACGAGCAATTCATTTGTG AATGGCACACATGTGTCAACTGCAAAGGGAGTTCAGATTATCAGTGTTTGTGCTGTCCACTTTACTCGGTTTGCCGTGACTGCCTTGGAAAAGTTGAGTTTGTCCAAGTGAGGAAGCAGAGCAAAGGATTTTGCAGAAGCTGTTTGAACCTGGCAATCTTGAGCGAGAAGAATGCTTATGCTAATCCTCATGGGGTAATT GCAAAGATCGATTACCAAGGTTCAGCGATCTATGAAAATTTGTTTAAAGACTGCTGGGAAGTAATTAAAGACAGAGAAAATTTGTCATTTTTTGATCTGCAAGAAGCTAGTGTGCTTCTTGATAGAAGCCTAAACTGTAAATCTGGAGCAGATTCAGAGAAATTTCCAGATGAAGATCACAAGGCAGATGAAAATTCATTggatgataatgatgacaatGAGCAAACATTTCCTTTTGACTCCAAGGGCAAACCAAATAAAGTGAACGCGTCACTGAAGAAAAGCAAATCAAACAAGAAAACATATGTTGGCTGGGGTTCGAAAGAGCTGATTGAATTCTTGTCATGTTTTGGCAAGGACACAGCAAAACCTCTTGATGAATTCGAAGTTATTGGAGTTATTAAGGAGTACATCAGACAGAAGAATCTGTTCCAggacaataagaaaaaaaaattcaggtgtgATGATAAGCTGCGCCCTTTGTTTAAGAGAAGTAAAGTGAACTGGAATTCAATCCATAGGTTTCTGGAAATGCACTTTGCTGCAAATGCTGTTTCAGAGGATGAAAGTCTTGATGGTTCTGAAGATGACAGTGGACTAACTATGAAAAAGAAACCACGGACTAGTCTGGAGCCGAAGATTGCTAAGAAGGTTTCAGAAAGGAACAAGAGATGCTTTGCCTCACTTAATCAGAATAACCTAAAGCTAATTTATTTGAGAAGATCTTTAGTTCTTAATCTTTTGAGTCATCCAGACACATTCGAACAGAAAGTTGTTGGTTGTTTTGTTAGAGTCAAGAATAAGCCCAGGACCCATATTTATCAAATACTTAAAAAGACATACCAACTTGGGCTTGTGACAG GCATTATACAGTCTTCAGAGAAGTATAAGGTAAAGGACACATGTACAGATATTCTCTTACGTGTTACCGGTATGTGGGATGATGTCGAGATCTCGATGTTGTCGGAGGAGGACTTTGAAGAG GATGAATGCAATGATCTTATTCCTTTGGTTGAGAAAGGACGCTTGAAAAGGGCTACTGTT GCTGAGTTAGAGGAAAAGGTGGCAACTGTACATAAGGACATAGTAAATCAT TGGATTGATAAAGAACTTCTGAGACTGGAAAAAGAGATTGATAGAGCACATGAAAAAGGGTGGCGTGTAGAA ATGGAAGAGCTAATGCACCGAAAAAAGCTTCTAAGCACACCAGCTGGAAGACAGCGTCTCCTTGAAGAGGTTCCAGAAATTGTTGCGGATccagaagatgagaaaaaagaaattgaacTCGAAATTGCAGCCGGCAACTCTTCTCAAGAGAATAGAG GTAAAAAAAGAGACAGAGCTTCTTGTTTGGTGGACATGGGGAAAAATTCTAAAG AAGCAACACAGGAGGTAGCTGATTCCTTTGATGTACTTAAAGATGAACCGCCAAAAG GTGCAGCAGAGCATGTAGCTGAATCTTTTGAAGTTCTTAAAGAGAAACCACCAGAAG GTGCTACAAAGAAAATGACTGATCCTTTGAGCCTTCTTAACAAAGAATCATCAGAAG TTGCATCGAAGCAAGGTTATGATACTCGTGAAGTTACTTCTGAAG CTGAAGCCCTTTCTAGTGGTGTTACTCGTGATTCTGTGCCGCATTCTCAAATGCACAATACTCTAG ATGGTAGCAGAGCTCAAGCCATATATATCAACAAAGATGAAGGTGGCCACTCCAGGCGTGACAAAGGCAACAAAGTTTTGATCAATCTAGacagtgatgaagatgaggatCTTCACACGGAGCAACGTGAGCCAGAACGTGAAGCGTTGCTTGCTCCAAGGGCCACGAATGGTGGGGATCTTCACATGGAGCGACCCGGCTCAGCCTCTGGTGTAGCCTTGCATGCTCTGGGAGCCATGAACGGGGTGGTTCTTCACCCGGAGCAGCACGAGCCAGCGCGTGCAGCCATGAATGGGATGTCACCTCTCACACCCCTGTGGCATTACGTAGATCCCCAAGGAGTCTCCCAAGGGCCATTTTCACTGATGCATCTGAGGCAGTGGAAACTAGGCGGCTTCTTCAGCGACGACTTCCGAGTGTGGAGGACGAGGCAGACAGTGGAGCAGGCTATTTTGCTTACAGATGCCTTCCAGCTGAATCTGTAG
- the LOC133926016 gene encoding zinc finger CCCH domain-containing protein 19-like isoform X6 — MAGKRKRVAEEDITEARCFTCKDGGDDLRICDLKDCLKFYHPHCTGKGDDFLTSDEQFICEWHTCVNCKGSSDYQCLCCPLYSVCRDCLGKVEFVQVRKQSKGFCRSCLNLAILSEKNAYANPHGVIAKIDYQGSAIYENLFKDCWEVIKDRENLSFFDLQEASVLLDRSLNCKSGADSEKFPDEDHKADENSLDDNDDNEQTFPFDSKGKPNKVNASLKKSKSNKKTYVGWGSKELIEFLSCFGKDTAKPLDEFEVIGVIKEYIRQKNLFQDNKKKKFRCDDKLRPLFKRSKVNWNSIHRFLEMHFAANAVSEDESLDGSEDDSGLTMKKKPRTSLEPKIAKKVSERNKRCFASLNQNNLKLIYLRRSLVLNLLSHPDTFEQKVVGCFVRVKNKPRTHIYQILKKTYQLGLVTGIIQSSEKYKVKDTCTDILLRVTGMWDDVEISMLSEEDFEEDECNDLIPLVEKGRLKRATVAELEEKVATVHKDIVNHWIDKELLRLEKEIDRAHEKGWRVEMEELMHRKKLLSTPAGRQRLLEEVPEIVADPEDEKKEIELEIAAGNSSQENRGKKRDRASCLVDMGKNSKEATQEVADSFDVLKDEPPKGAAEHVAESFEVLKEKPPEGATEQVVDALSIPNEESTEGAIQQTVDSLNVLNKEPPKGATKKMTDPLSLLNKESSEVASKQGYDTREVTSEDGSRAQAIYINKDEGGHSRRDKGNKVLINLDSDEDEDLHTEQREPEREALLAPRATNGGDLHMERPGSASGVALHALGAMNGVVLHPEQHEPARAAMNGMSPLTPLWHYVDPQGVSQGPFSLMHLRQWKLGGFFSDDFRVWRTRQTVEQAILLTDAFQLNL; from the exons ATGGCCGGGAAGAGGAAGCGAGTCGCCGAGGAGGATATCACCGAGGCGCGCTGTTTCACATGCAAGGACGGTGGCGACGACCTCCGCATCTGCGACTTAAA GGACTGCCTCAAGTTTTACCATCCACACTGTACGGGAAAGGGAGATGATTTTCTTACTTCCGACGAGCAATTCATTTGTG AATGGCACACATGTGTCAACTGCAAAGGGAGTTCAGATTATCAGTGTTTGTGCTGTCCACTTTACTCGGTTTGCCGTGACTGCCTTGGAAAAGTTGAGTTTGTCCAAGTGAGGAAGCAGAGCAAAGGATTTTGCAGAAGCTGTTTGAACCTGGCAATCTTGAGCGAGAAGAATGCTTATGCTAATCCTCATGGGGTAATT GCAAAGATCGATTACCAAGGTTCAGCGATCTATGAAAATTTGTTTAAAGACTGCTGGGAAGTAATTAAAGACAGAGAAAATTTGTCATTTTTTGATCTGCAAGAAGCTAGTGTGCTTCTTGATAGAAGCCTAAACTGTAAATCTGGAGCAGATTCAGAGAAATTTCCAGATGAAGATCACAAGGCAGATGAAAATTCATTggatgataatgatgacaatGAGCAAACATTTCCTTTTGACTCCAAGGGCAAACCAAATAAAGTGAACGCGTCACTGAAGAAAAGCAAATCAAACAAGAAAACATATGTTGGCTGGGGTTCGAAAGAGCTGATTGAATTCTTGTCATGTTTTGGCAAGGACACAGCAAAACCTCTTGATGAATTCGAAGTTATTGGAGTTATTAAGGAGTACATCAGACAGAAGAATCTGTTCCAggacaataagaaaaaaaaattcaggtgtgATGATAAGCTGCGCCCTTTGTTTAAGAGAAGTAAAGTGAACTGGAATTCAATCCATAGGTTTCTGGAAATGCACTTTGCTGCAAATGCTGTTTCAGAGGATGAAAGTCTTGATGGTTCTGAAGATGACAGTGGACTAACTATGAAAAAGAAACCACGGACTAGTCTGGAGCCGAAGATTGCTAAGAAGGTTTCAGAAAGGAACAAGAGATGCTTTGCCTCACTTAATCAGAATAACCTAAAGCTAATTTATTTGAGAAGATCTTTAGTTCTTAATCTTTTGAGTCATCCAGACACATTCGAACAGAAAGTTGTTGGTTGTTTTGTTAGAGTCAAGAATAAGCCCAGGACCCATATTTATCAAATACTTAAAAAGACATACCAACTTGGGCTTGTGACAG GCATTATACAGTCTTCAGAGAAGTATAAGGTAAAGGACACATGTACAGATATTCTCTTACGTGTTACCGGTATGTGGGATGATGTCGAGATCTCGATGTTGTCGGAGGAGGACTTTGAAGAG GATGAATGCAATGATCTTATTCCTTTGGTTGAGAAAGGACGCTTGAAAAGGGCTACTGTT GCTGAGTTAGAGGAAAAGGTGGCAACTGTACATAAGGACATAGTAAATCAT TGGATTGATAAAGAACTTCTGAGACTGGAAAAAGAGATTGATAGAGCACATGAAAAAGGGTGGCGTGTAGAA ATGGAAGAGCTAATGCACCGAAAAAAGCTTCTAAGCACACCAGCTGGAAGACAGCGTCTCCTTGAAGAGGTTCCAGAAATTGTTGCGGATccagaagatgagaaaaaagaaattgaacTCGAAATTGCAGCCGGCAACTCTTCTCAAGAGAATAGAG GTAAAAAAAGAGACAGAGCTTCTTGTTTGGTGGACATGGGGAAAAATTCTAAAG AAGCAACACAGGAGGTAGCTGATTCCTTTGATGTACTTAAAGATGAACCGCCAAAAG GTGCAGCAGAGCATGTAGCTGAATCTTTTGAAGTTCTTAAAGAGAAACCACCAGAAG GTGCAACAGAGCAAGTAGTTGATGCATTGAGCATTCCTAATGAAGAATCAACAGAAG GTGCAATACAGCAAACAGTTGATTCTTTGAATGTTCTTAACAAGGAACCACCAAAAG GTGCTACAAAGAAAATGACTGATCCTTTGAGCCTTCTTAACAAAGAATCATCAGAAG TTGCATCGAAGCAAGGTTATGATACTCGTGAAGTTACTTCTGAAG ATGGTAGCAGAGCTCAAGCCATATATATCAACAAAGATGAAGGTGGCCACTCCAGGCGTGACAAAGGCAACAAAGTTTTGATCAATCTAGacagtgatgaagatgaggatCTTCACACGGAGCAACGTGAGCCAGAACGTGAAGCGTTGCTTGCTCCAAGGGCCACGAATGGTGGGGATCTTCACATGGAGCGACCCGGCTCAGCCTCTGGTGTAGCCTTGCATGCTCTGGGAGCCATGAACGGGGTGGTTCTTCACCCGGAGCAGCACGAGCCAGCGCGTGCAGCCATGAATGGGATGTCACCTCTCACACCCCTGTGGCATTACGTAGATCCCCAAGGAGTCTCCCAAGGGCCATTTTCACTGATGCATCTGAGGCAGTGGAAACTAGGCGGCTTCTTCAGCGACGACTTCCGAGTGTGGAGGACGAGGCAGACAGTGGAGCAGGCTATTTTGCTTACAGATGCCTTCCAGCTGAATCTGTAG
- the LOC133926016 gene encoding uncharacterized protein At5g08430-like isoform X2, translated as MAGKRKRVAEEDITEARCFTCKDGGDDLRICDLKDCLKFYHPHCTGKGDDFLTSDEQFICEWHTCVNCKGSSDYQCLCCPLYSVCRDCLGKVEFVQVRKQSKGFCRSCLNLAILSEKNAYANPHGAKIDYQGSAIYENLFKDCWEVIKDRENLSFFDLQEASVLLDRSLNCKSGADSEKFPDEDHKADENSLDDNDDNEQTFPFDSKGKPNKVNASLKKSKSNKKTYVGWGSKELIEFLSCFGKDTAKPLDEFEVIGVIKEYIRQKNLFQDNKKKKFRCDDKLRPLFKRSKVNWNSIHRFLEMHFAANAVSEDESLDGSEDDSGLTMKKKPRTSLEPKIAKKVSERNKRCFASLNQNNLKLIYLRRSLVLNLLSHPDTFEQKVVGCFVRVKNKPRTHIYQILKKTYQLGLVTGIIQSSEKYKVKDTCTDILLRVTGMWDDVEISMLSEEDFEEDECNDLIPLVEKGRLKRATVAELEEKVATVHKDIVNHWIDKELLRLEKEIDRAHEKGWRVEMEELMHRKKLLSTPAGRQRLLEEVPEIVADPEDEKKEIELEIAAGNSSQENRGKKRDRASCLVDMGKNSKEATQEVADSFDVLKDEPPKGAAEHVAESFEVLKEKPPEGATEQVVDALSIPNEESTEGAIQQTVDSLNVLNKEPPKGAADQVADYLRVREEESPEGFSLVNSATKKMTDPLSLLNKESSEVASKQGYDTREVTSEAEALSSGVTRDSVPHSQMHNTLDGSRAQAIYINKDEGGHSRRDKGNKVLINLDSDEDEDLHTEQREPEREALLAPRATNGGDLHMERPGSASGVALHALGAMNGVVLHPEQHEPARAAMNGMSPLTPLWHYVDPQGVSQGPFSLMHLRQWKLGGFFSDDFRVWRTRQTVEQAILLTDAFQLNL; from the exons ATGGCCGGGAAGAGGAAGCGAGTCGCCGAGGAGGATATCACCGAGGCGCGCTGTTTCACATGCAAGGACGGTGGCGACGACCTCCGCATCTGCGACTTAAA GGACTGCCTCAAGTTTTACCATCCACACTGTACGGGAAAGGGAGATGATTTTCTTACTTCCGACGAGCAATTCATTTGTG AATGGCACACATGTGTCAACTGCAAAGGGAGTTCAGATTATCAGTGTTTGTGCTGTCCACTTTACTCGGTTTGCCGTGACTGCCTTGGAAAAGTTGAGTTTGTCCAAGTGAGGAAGCAGAGCAAAGGATTTTGCAGAAGCTGTTTGAACCTGGCAATCTTGAGCGAGAAGAATGCTTATGCTAATCCTCATGGG GCAAAGATCGATTACCAAGGTTCAGCGATCTATGAAAATTTGTTTAAAGACTGCTGGGAAGTAATTAAAGACAGAGAAAATTTGTCATTTTTTGATCTGCAAGAAGCTAGTGTGCTTCTTGATAGAAGCCTAAACTGTAAATCTGGAGCAGATTCAGAGAAATTTCCAGATGAAGATCACAAGGCAGATGAAAATTCATTggatgataatgatgacaatGAGCAAACATTTCCTTTTGACTCCAAGGGCAAACCAAATAAAGTGAACGCGTCACTGAAGAAAAGCAAATCAAACAAGAAAACATATGTTGGCTGGGGTTCGAAAGAGCTGATTGAATTCTTGTCATGTTTTGGCAAGGACACAGCAAAACCTCTTGATGAATTCGAAGTTATTGGAGTTATTAAGGAGTACATCAGACAGAAGAATCTGTTCCAggacaataagaaaaaaaaattcaggtgtgATGATAAGCTGCGCCCTTTGTTTAAGAGAAGTAAAGTGAACTGGAATTCAATCCATAGGTTTCTGGAAATGCACTTTGCTGCAAATGCTGTTTCAGAGGATGAAAGTCTTGATGGTTCTGAAGATGACAGTGGACTAACTATGAAAAAGAAACCACGGACTAGTCTGGAGCCGAAGATTGCTAAGAAGGTTTCAGAAAGGAACAAGAGATGCTTTGCCTCACTTAATCAGAATAACCTAAAGCTAATTTATTTGAGAAGATCTTTAGTTCTTAATCTTTTGAGTCATCCAGACACATTCGAACAGAAAGTTGTTGGTTGTTTTGTTAGAGTCAAGAATAAGCCCAGGACCCATATTTATCAAATACTTAAAAAGACATACCAACTTGGGCTTGTGACAG GCATTATACAGTCTTCAGAGAAGTATAAGGTAAAGGACACATGTACAGATATTCTCTTACGTGTTACCGGTATGTGGGATGATGTCGAGATCTCGATGTTGTCGGAGGAGGACTTTGAAGAG GATGAATGCAATGATCTTATTCCTTTGGTTGAGAAAGGACGCTTGAAAAGGGCTACTGTT GCTGAGTTAGAGGAAAAGGTGGCAACTGTACATAAGGACATAGTAAATCAT TGGATTGATAAAGAACTTCTGAGACTGGAAAAAGAGATTGATAGAGCACATGAAAAAGGGTGGCGTGTAGAA ATGGAAGAGCTAATGCACCGAAAAAAGCTTCTAAGCACACCAGCTGGAAGACAGCGTCTCCTTGAAGAGGTTCCAGAAATTGTTGCGGATccagaagatgagaaaaaagaaattgaacTCGAAATTGCAGCCGGCAACTCTTCTCAAGAGAATAGAG GTAAAAAAAGAGACAGAGCTTCTTGTTTGGTGGACATGGGGAAAAATTCTAAAG AAGCAACACAGGAGGTAGCTGATTCCTTTGATGTACTTAAAGATGAACCGCCAAAAG GTGCAGCAGAGCATGTAGCTGAATCTTTTGAAGTTCTTAAAGAGAAACCACCAGAAG GTGCAACAGAGCAAGTAGTTGATGCATTGAGCATTCCTAATGAAGAATCAACAGAAG GTGCAATACAGCAAACAGTTGATTCTTTGAATGTTCTTAACAAGGAACCACCAAAAG GTGCAgcagatcaagtagctgattaTTTAAGAGTCCGTGAAGAGGAATCACCAGAAGGTTTCTCTTTAGTAAACA GTGCTACAAAGAAAATGACTGATCCTTTGAGCCTTCTTAACAAAGAATCATCAGAAG TTGCATCGAAGCAAGGTTATGATACTCGTGAAGTTACTTCTGAAG CTGAAGCCCTTTCTAGTGGTGTTACTCGTGATTCTGTGCCGCATTCTCAAATGCACAATACTCTAG ATGGTAGCAGAGCTCAAGCCATATATATCAACAAAGATGAAGGTGGCCACTCCAGGCGTGACAAAGGCAACAAAGTTTTGATCAATCTAGacagtgatgaagatgaggatCTTCACACGGAGCAACGTGAGCCAGAACGTGAAGCGTTGCTTGCTCCAAGGGCCACGAATGGTGGGGATCTTCACATGGAGCGACCCGGCTCAGCCTCTGGTGTAGCCTTGCATGCTCTGGGAGCCATGAACGGGGTGGTTCTTCACCCGGAGCAGCACGAGCCAGCGCGTGCAGCCATGAATGGGATGTCACCTCTCACACCCCTGTGGCATTACGTAGATCCCCAAGGAGTCTCCCAAGGGCCATTTTCACTGATGCATCTGAGGCAGTGGAAACTAGGCGGCTTCTTCAGCGACGACTTCCGAGTGTGGAGGACGAGGCAGACAGTGGAGCAGGCTATTTTGCTTACAGATGCCTTCCAGCTGAATCTGTAG
- the LOC133926016 gene encoding zinc finger CCCH domain-containing protein 44-like isoform X8, with amino-acid sequence MAGKRKRVAEEDITEARCFTCKDGGDDLRICDLKDCLKFYHPHCTGKGDDFLTSDEQFICEWHTCVNCKGSSDYQCLCCPLYSVCRDCLGKVEFVQVRKQSKGFCRSCLNLAILSEKNAYANPHGVIAKIDYQGSAIYENLFKDCWEVIKDRENLSFFDLQEASVLLDRSLNCKSGADSEKFPDEDHKADENSLDDNDDNEQTFPFDSKGKPNKVNASLKKSKSNKKTYVGWGSKELIEFLSCFGKDTAKPLDEFEVIGVIKEYIRQKNLFQDNKKKKFRCDDKLRPLFKRSKVNWNSIHRFLEMHFAANAVSEDESLDGSEDDSGLTMKKKPRTSLEPKIAKKVSERNKRCFASLNQNNLKLIYLRRSLVLNLLSHPDTFEQKVVGCFVRVKNKPRTHIYQILKKTYQLGLVTGIIQSSEKYKVKDTCTDILLRVTGMWDDVEISMLSEEDFEEDECNDLIPLVEKGRLKRATVAELEEKVATVHKDIVNHWIDKELLRLEKEIDRAHEKGWRVEMEELMHRKKLLSTPAGRQRLLEEVPEIVADPEDEKKEIELEIAAGNSSQENRGKKRDRASCLVDMGKNSKEATQEVADSFDVLKDEPPKGAAEHVAESFEVLKEKPPEGATKKMTDPLSLLNKESSEVASKQGYDTREVTSEDGSRAQAIYINKDEGGHSRRDKGNKVLINLDSDEDEDLHTEQREPEREALLAPRATNGGDLHMERPGSASGVALHALGAMNGVVLHPEQHEPARAAMNGMSPLTPLWHYVDPQGVSQGPFSLMHLRQWKLGGFFSDDFRVWRTRQTVEQAILLTDAFQLNL; translated from the exons ATGGCCGGGAAGAGGAAGCGAGTCGCCGAGGAGGATATCACCGAGGCGCGCTGTTTCACATGCAAGGACGGTGGCGACGACCTCCGCATCTGCGACTTAAA GGACTGCCTCAAGTTTTACCATCCACACTGTACGGGAAAGGGAGATGATTTTCTTACTTCCGACGAGCAATTCATTTGTG AATGGCACACATGTGTCAACTGCAAAGGGAGTTCAGATTATCAGTGTTTGTGCTGTCCACTTTACTCGGTTTGCCGTGACTGCCTTGGAAAAGTTGAGTTTGTCCAAGTGAGGAAGCAGAGCAAAGGATTTTGCAGAAGCTGTTTGAACCTGGCAATCTTGAGCGAGAAGAATGCTTATGCTAATCCTCATGGGGTAATT GCAAAGATCGATTACCAAGGTTCAGCGATCTATGAAAATTTGTTTAAAGACTGCTGGGAAGTAATTAAAGACAGAGAAAATTTGTCATTTTTTGATCTGCAAGAAGCTAGTGTGCTTCTTGATAGAAGCCTAAACTGTAAATCTGGAGCAGATTCAGAGAAATTTCCAGATGAAGATCACAAGGCAGATGAAAATTCATTggatgataatgatgacaatGAGCAAACATTTCCTTTTGACTCCAAGGGCAAACCAAATAAAGTGAACGCGTCACTGAAGAAAAGCAAATCAAACAAGAAAACATATGTTGGCTGGGGTTCGAAAGAGCTGATTGAATTCTTGTCATGTTTTGGCAAGGACACAGCAAAACCTCTTGATGAATTCGAAGTTATTGGAGTTATTAAGGAGTACATCAGACAGAAGAATCTGTTCCAggacaataagaaaaaaaaattcaggtgtgATGATAAGCTGCGCCCTTTGTTTAAGAGAAGTAAAGTGAACTGGAATTCAATCCATAGGTTTCTGGAAATGCACTTTGCTGCAAATGCTGTTTCAGAGGATGAAAGTCTTGATGGTTCTGAAGATGACAGTGGACTAACTATGAAAAAGAAACCACGGACTAGTCTGGAGCCGAAGATTGCTAAGAAGGTTTCAGAAAGGAACAAGAGATGCTTTGCCTCACTTAATCAGAATAACCTAAAGCTAATTTATTTGAGAAGATCTTTAGTTCTTAATCTTTTGAGTCATCCAGACACATTCGAACAGAAAGTTGTTGGTTGTTTTGTTAGAGTCAAGAATAAGCCCAGGACCCATATTTATCAAATACTTAAAAAGACATACCAACTTGGGCTTGTGACAG GCATTATACAGTCTTCAGAGAAGTATAAGGTAAAGGACACATGTACAGATATTCTCTTACGTGTTACCGGTATGTGGGATGATGTCGAGATCTCGATGTTGTCGGAGGAGGACTTTGAAGAG GATGAATGCAATGATCTTATTCCTTTGGTTGAGAAAGGACGCTTGAAAAGGGCTACTGTT GCTGAGTTAGAGGAAAAGGTGGCAACTGTACATAAGGACATAGTAAATCAT TGGATTGATAAAGAACTTCTGAGACTGGAAAAAGAGATTGATAGAGCACATGAAAAAGGGTGGCGTGTAGAA ATGGAAGAGCTAATGCACCGAAAAAAGCTTCTAAGCACACCAGCTGGAAGACAGCGTCTCCTTGAAGAGGTTCCAGAAATTGTTGCGGATccagaagatgagaaaaaagaaattgaacTCGAAATTGCAGCCGGCAACTCTTCTCAAGAGAATAGAG GTAAAAAAAGAGACAGAGCTTCTTGTTTGGTGGACATGGGGAAAAATTCTAAAG AAGCAACACAGGAGGTAGCTGATTCCTTTGATGTACTTAAAGATGAACCGCCAAAAG GTGCAGCAGAGCATGTAGCTGAATCTTTTGAAGTTCTTAAAGAGAAACCACCAGAAG GTGCTACAAAGAAAATGACTGATCCTTTGAGCCTTCTTAACAAAGAATCATCAGAAG TTGCATCGAAGCAAGGTTATGATACTCGTGAAGTTACTTCTGAAG ATGGTAGCAGAGCTCAAGCCATATATATCAACAAAGATGAAGGTGGCCACTCCAGGCGTGACAAAGGCAACAAAGTTTTGATCAATCTAGacagtgatgaagatgaggatCTTCACACGGAGCAACGTGAGCCAGAACGTGAAGCGTTGCTTGCTCCAAGGGCCACGAATGGTGGGGATCTTCACATGGAGCGACCCGGCTCAGCCTCTGGTGTAGCCTTGCATGCTCTGGGAGCCATGAACGGGGTGGTTCTTCACCCGGAGCAGCACGAGCCAGCGCGTGCAGCCATGAATGGGATGTCACCTCTCACACCCCTGTGGCATTACGTAGATCCCCAAGGAGTCTCCCAAGGGCCATTTTCACTGATGCATCTGAGGCAGTGGAAACTAGGCGGCTTCTTCAGCGACGACTTCCGAGTGTGGAGGACGAGGCAGACAGTGGAGCAGGCTATTTTGCTTACAGATGCCTTCCAGCTGAATCTGTAG